In a single window of the Pseudodesulfovibrio profundus genome:
- the recR gene encoding recombination mediator RecR, with protein MNNLPGPMREVVEQLSSLPGIGPKSALRIALTLLKMPKEKAGGVGQSILELREKLCLCDECACLAESSPCSICSDPGRDSDQLCLVPEWDALLAMEEMGVFKGKYLVLGGLLSPLEGIDPGQLEIERLRRRLASGDISELILALGATLDAESTASYIKNLVESDYPDINVSRLAQGIPIGGEVKFMDKETLKQSLVHRQKV; from the coding sequence TTGAATAATCTTCCCGGTCCGATGAGAGAGGTTGTTGAACAACTCTCATCTTTGCCAGGTATTGGACCCAAGTCCGCACTTCGTATTGCGCTTACTTTGCTGAAAATGCCCAAGGAGAAGGCGGGGGGAGTCGGTCAGTCCATACTGGAACTCAGAGAAAAGCTGTGCTTGTGCGACGAGTGTGCTTGTCTGGCCGAAAGCAGCCCATGTTCGATTTGTTCTGATCCCGGACGCGACTCTGATCAGTTATGCCTTGTCCCTGAATGGGACGCTCTTCTAGCTATGGAAGAGATGGGCGTGTTCAAGGGGAAATACCTCGTCCTCGGTGGTTTGCTCTCGCCGCTCGAAGGTATCGACCCGGGCCAACTTGAGATCGAGCGCCTTCGCAGGCGTCTTGCGTCTGGAGATATTTCTGAATTGATTTTGGCGCTTGGGGCAACTCTTGATGCCGAATCAACAGCTTCCTACATCAAGAATCTTGTTGAGTCCGATTATCCCGACATCAACGTCAGTCGCCTTGCTCAGGGTATACCGATTGGCGGTGAGGTGAAGTTCATGGACAAGGAAACCTTGAAGCAGTCTCTGGTTCATCGCCAGAAAGTATAA
- the recD2 gene encoding SF1B family DNA helicase RecD2 — MNEDQLSRLTGAEVQSVVYYNKENGYTIARVRVPDEPGTVSIVGTMGELSAGSTLDIAGVWTVHPKFGRQMEVRSFEESRPATENGVIKFLQSSIKGVGEKTASIMVEEYGVGVLDVLDDNPEELLSIKGISKNKLKDIIESWTKQREIKNLLVFLQTHNVPTTFAGKIFHLYGAQAEKKLRDNPYDLAYEIRGVGFKTADQMAMKLGFEPDCAQRLEASIVYYMFTYCERGGHMFILKDKLLAEVARMLDAHDFNKLELALYSLEEKKRVRIEDLPEQHLSDAVYLMHFFHYENEITQRLYQLVSHPSSVSRKKIDKTLPRVEDKLGFTLSDEQREAVFDACSNKAFIITGGPGTGKTTITKAIMLTLKELGLKILQAAPTGRAAKRMSEATGHTAQTVHRMLQYQPDGGFHYCEDQKLKGDVLIIDEASMVDAHLFVAILRSLPHTCRLILVGDVNQLPSVGPGNILGDLIDSKRVPCAVLTHIFRQAQESFIVVNAHRINNGQFPRQHPQQAPEADFFWIPQENSAKVQKLILDSVCDRIPDRYGLDPLRDIQVLTPMHKGDVGTQALNAALQERLNPPSPHKPEIKRKFSTFREGDRVIQMKNNYDKEVFNGDLGWILEVDPDDQELFIEFDGNQVVIESSELDELSLAYAVSVHKSQGSEYPAVVMPVVTQHYMLLQRNLLYTGLTRARELAVMVGSERAFQIGLNNATAGKRSTHLAHRLRTMFLSNTLK, encoded by the coding sequence ATGAATGAAGATCAGTTGTCGCGCCTTACCGGTGCGGAAGTTCAGTCCGTTGTCTATTACAACAAGGAAAATGGATACACCATTGCTCGGGTGCGCGTTCCTGACGAACCCGGGACCGTTTCCATTGTTGGGACCATGGGAGAGCTTTCGGCTGGCTCTACTCTTGATATTGCAGGTGTGTGGACTGTTCATCCGAAATTCGGACGCCAAATGGAAGTGCGATCTTTTGAAGAATCGCGCCCGGCAACGGAAAATGGGGTGATAAAGTTCCTCCAATCCTCCATCAAGGGCGTGGGAGAGAAGACCGCTTCGATCATGGTCGAGGAGTATGGTGTTGGTGTTCTTGATGTTCTTGATGACAACCCGGAAGAGTTACTATCCATCAAAGGCATCTCCAAGAACAAGTTGAAAGACATTATTGAGTCCTGGACGAAGCAACGGGAGATTAAGAATCTCCTTGTGTTTCTTCAGACACACAACGTTCCGACTACTTTCGCTGGTAAAATTTTCCACTTATATGGCGCGCAGGCTGAGAAAAAGCTCCGCGATAATCCCTATGATCTGGCATATGAAATCCGTGGAGTTGGGTTCAAAACTGCTGACCAGATGGCTATGAAGCTCGGGTTTGAGCCTGATTGCGCCCAGCGGTTGGAAGCTTCCATCGTGTATTATATGTTCACATATTGTGAGCGAGGCGGGCACATGTTCATCCTCAAGGATAAACTGTTGGCCGAAGTCGCTCGTATGCTGGACGCCCATGATTTCAACAAGTTGGAACTTGCTCTGTATTCACTTGAAGAAAAGAAGCGGGTCCGAATAGAGGATTTGCCGGAACAGCATCTTTCCGATGCCGTGTATCTGATGCATTTCTTTCACTACGAAAACGAGATCACGCAGCGCCTCTACCAGCTTGTCAGCCATCCTTCGTCTGTCAGCCGTAAAAAGATCGATAAAACCTTGCCTCGTGTGGAAGACAAGCTTGGGTTCACTCTTTCGGATGAGCAGAGAGAAGCGGTTTTCGATGCCTGTAGCAACAAGGCCTTTATCATCACCGGTGGGCCTGGAACAGGTAAGACGACTATTACCAAGGCAATCATGCTGACACTCAAGGAGCTTGGGCTTAAAATCCTTCAAGCAGCACCAACAGGTCGAGCAGCCAAGCGCATGTCTGAGGCGACTGGGCATACCGCGCAAACAGTGCACCGGATGCTGCAGTATCAGCCGGATGGCGGCTTTCACTACTGCGAGGATCAGAAGCTCAAAGGTGATGTGCTTATCATCGATGAGGCCAGTATGGTGGATGCGCATCTTTTTGTAGCCATTCTACGTTCTCTTCCCCATACATGCCGTTTGATTCTGGTTGGTGATGTAAACCAGTTGCCCAGCGTTGGCCCGGGAAATATCCTTGGTGATCTTATTGATTCCAAACGTGTCCCGTGCGCTGTTCTTACCCATATTTTTCGACAGGCGCAGGAAAGTTTTATAGTTGTTAATGCGCATAGAATAAACAATGGCCAGTTCCCCCGGCAGCATCCGCAGCAGGCACCGGAAGCTGATTTCTTTTGGATTCCGCAAGAGAATTCGGCCAAGGTTCAGAAGCTGATCCTTGATAGTGTTTGTGATCGCATCCCGGATCGATACGGCCTTGACCCGCTTCGTGACATTCAAGTTTTGACTCCGATGCATAAAGGGGATGTCGGGACCCAGGCGTTGAACGCAGCTTTGCAGGAGCGGCTCAATCCGCCTTCTCCGCATAAGCCGGAGATTAAACGAAAGTTCTCGACATTTCGTGAGGGCGATCGTGTTATTCAGATGAAGAATAACTACGACAAGGAAGTCTTTAATGGGGACCTCGGCTGGATTCTGGAAGTTGATCCGGACGATCAGGAACTATTCATCGAATTTGATGGCAATCAGGTTGTCATTGAGTCGAGTGAGCTTGATGAACTGAGCCTTGCCTATGCCGTATCCGTTCATAAATCTCAGGGAAGTGAGTATCCTGCCGTTGTCATGCCGGTGGTTACTCAGCACTACATGCTGTTGCAGCGGAACCTGTTATACACAGGACTTACCAGAGCCAGAGAACTGGCTGTCATGGTAGGCAGTGAGCGTGCTTTTCAGATTGGATTGAACAATGCCACCGCAGGCAAACGCAGCACCCACCTTGCGCATCGATTGCGCACCATGTTTTTGTCCAATACGTTGAAATAA
- a CDS encoding ferritin, which produces MLSQKLEAALIDQMNWEIYSAHIYLSMSSHFAQEGLGGFSKWMFAQYQEEMFHAMKFFNYINEAGGHAKLGQIEAPQVSWETPLAAFENALEHEQGVTARINAIADLAVEEKNHAVGIFLQWFISEQVEEEDSVGDIVGKLKLVGDGGGLFMLDRDLGTRVFTEPTE; this is translated from the coding sequence ATGCTGAGCCAGAAACTTGAGGCTGCTCTTATTGATCAAATGAATTGGGAAATCTACTCCGCACATATATATCTTTCCATGTCATCGCACTTTGCTCAGGAAGGATTGGGCGGCTTTTCCAAATGGATGTTTGCCCAGTATCAGGAAGAAATGTTCCATGCGATGAAATTCTTCAATTATATCAATGAAGCTGGCGGTCATGCTAAACTTGGTCAGATCGAAGCTCCCCAGGTGTCCTGGGAAACTCCTCTGGCTGCGTTCGAGAATGCTTTGGAGCATGAACAGGGTGTGACTGCACGTATCAACGCCATTGCCGACCTGGCTGTGGAGGAAAAGAACCACGCTGTAGGAATCTTCCTGCAGTGGTTCATCTCTGAGCAGGTCGAAGAAGAAGATAGTGTCGGCGACATCGTCGGCAAGCTCAAACTCGTGGGCGACGGAGGCGGTCTCTTTATGTTGGATCGCGATCTGGGCACAAGGGTGTTTACTGAACCGACCGAATAG
- a CDS encoding 2-oxoacid:acceptor oxidoreductase subunit alpha, with protein MSEANMNVVIGGEAGQGLATVGQLLAKAVTRAGYHMLVNQDYMSRIRGGHNFFSIRFGSTPVESHTEDIDILVALTAETVELHADELTDNGIIIAGDDIDTGDHKALKIPFKELAPKQLFYNVVALGVLGASVCVDPSILEKLLKERFEKKGDDIVKSNLEVLHKSYEWAKSQEVDFTCLELPESQGKTKLMMHGNEAIAMGALAAGCNFVSFYPMTPSTSVATTMITKGRHLGMKYEQVEDEIAAMNIAIGASFAGAKAMVTTSGGGFALMTEGISLAGVSETPVVTIVVQRPGPATGLATRTEQADLNLVLYAGHGEFPRAIFAPGTVEECFYLTHRAFDLAEQYQTPMFVLSDQYLADSYRDVEMFDVDTLPEVADPMLETDADPYLRYELTEDGISPRLIPGFSEQLVRADSHEHAENSSMTEDPDNRVRQNSKRLVKGCGIWQDVIGPDYYGEENPDVLLMCWGSSVGACLEAADKYEGKKVSVLHFKQVYPLREEQFMDYLESAGEVVAVEGNATGQFAKLVAQETGFRVGSYVLRFDGRPLSPQYVLKGLKSII; from the coding sequence ATGTCGGAAGCGAATATGAATGTTGTCATTGGTGGTGAAGCGGGACAAGGTCTCGCCACCGTGGGGCAATTGTTGGCAAAAGCCGTAACGAGAGCTGGATACCACATGCTGGTCAATCAGGACTACATGTCGCGTATCCGTGGAGGGCATAACTTTTTCTCCATTCGATTCGGCTCAACCCCTGTAGAGTCTCATACGGAAGATATCGACATATTGGTTGCTCTGACTGCAGAAACCGTCGAACTGCATGCCGATGAGCTCACGGATAATGGCATTATCATTGCCGGTGATGACATTGATACAGGCGACCACAAAGCGCTGAAGATTCCGTTCAAGGAACTGGCTCCCAAGCAGTTGTTTTACAATGTGGTGGCGCTTGGCGTGCTGGGTGCATCTGTTTGTGTCGATCCCTCTATTCTGGAGAAATTACTCAAAGAACGATTCGAGAAAAAGGGTGACGATATCGTCAAATCCAATCTCGAAGTTCTGCACAAATCCTATGAATGGGCAAAGAGTCAGGAAGTGGACTTCACTTGTTTGGAACTTCCCGAAAGTCAAGGTAAGACCAAGCTGATGATGCATGGTAACGAAGCTATTGCGATGGGGGCGTTGGCAGCCGGTTGCAATTTTGTTTCATTTTACCCGATGACACCATCCACTTCGGTGGCCACGACCATGATCACCAAGGGGCGGCACCTGGGCATGAAGTATGAACAGGTTGAGGACGAAATTGCTGCTATGAACATTGCCATTGGCGCATCCTTTGCCGGAGCCAAGGCAATGGTGACAACCTCCGGTGGAGGCTTTGCCCTCATGACCGAGGGAATAAGCCTTGCCGGTGTATCGGAAACGCCGGTGGTTACAATTGTTGTTCAACGGCCAGGACCTGCAACCGGACTTGCAACCAGAACTGAACAGGCTGATCTCAACCTAGTCCTTTATGCAGGACATGGTGAGTTTCCCCGCGCCATTTTTGCTCCCGGAACCGTAGAGGAGTGCTTTTACCTTACGCATAGGGCGTTTGACCTTGCCGAGCAGTACCAGACTCCGATGTTCGTCTTATCTGATCAGTATCTGGCTGATTCCTATCGGGATGTCGAAATGTTTGATGTCGACACGCTTCCAGAGGTGGCGGACCCCATGCTCGAAACGGATGCAGACCCATATCTGCGCTACGAACTGACCGAAGATGGAATCTCTCCGCGACTTATTCCCGGCTTTTCGGAACAACTGGTCCGCGCAGATTCGCATGAGCATGCTGAGAACAGCTCCATGACTGAAGATCCTGATAATCGCGTTCGCCAGAATTCAAAGCGCCTCGTGAAAGGGTGCGGCATTTGGCAGGATGTGATTGGTCCCGATTATTACGGTGAAGAGAACCCAGATGTCCTTTTGATGTGCTGGGGTTCATCTGTCGGAGCCTGTCTTGAAGCTGCGGACAAGTATGAAGGCAAGAAAGTCAGTGTCCTGCATTTCAAGCAAGTTTATCCACTGCGTGAGGAGCAGTTCATGGATTACCTTGAGTCTGCTGGTGAAGTCGTTGCCGTTGAAGGCAATGCGACCGGGCAGTTCGCCAAGCTGGTGGCCCAGGAAACAGGGTTCAGGGTTGGAAGCTACGTCCTTCGTTTTGATGGTCGTCCGTTGTCGCCGCAGTATGTCCTCAAGGGACTCAAGTCTATAATTTAA
- a CDS encoding 2-oxoacid:ferredoxin oxidoreductase subunit beta: MVSIEQYGEFDTSWCPGCGNFPLLKGMKEALVGLGLQPHEILVSSGIGQAAKTPHYMKCNMFNGLHGRSLPVAQGMKMANPEMPVICQSGDGCSYGEGGNHFLAAIRRNMDITLLVHNNQIYGLTKGQGSPTTTRGQVTKTQPDGVPSEAFNPVAVAISMKASFVARAFTGETDHLASMIKAGIEHKGFALIDIMQPCVSFNKVNTFGWYKEHSYILEDHDPSDWIAAMKLADEFPDKIPLGVLYKNDKEPYPTSEVLAKKRYDKEELKKVLQSYA; the protein is encoded by the coding sequence ATGGTCTCCATTGAACAATACGGTGAATTTGATACGAGCTGGTGCCCGGGATGTGGTAACTTTCCCTTGCTCAAAGGCATGAAAGAGGCACTTGTCGGCCTTGGGCTTCAACCTCATGAAATTCTTGTTTCGTCGGGCATTGGTCAGGCTGCAAAGACTCCGCATTACATGAAATGCAACATGTTCAACGGGTTGCATGGGCGTTCTCTGCCGGTGGCCCAAGGCATGAAGATGGCAAACCCTGAGATGCCTGTCATTTGTCAGTCAGGTGATGGTTGTTCTTACGGTGAAGGTGGAAACCACTTTTTGGCTGCCATTCGTCGAAATATGGACATTACCCTTCTGGTTCACAATAACCAGATTTATGGTTTGACCAAAGGGCAGGGCAGTCCGACGACCACCCGTGGTCAGGTCACCAAAACACAGCCGGACGGCGTGCCTTCCGAGGCTTTCAACCCTGTGGCTGTTGCCATCTCCATGAAAGCCAGCTTTGTTGCGCGTGCCTTTACGGGTGAAACCGATCACCTCGCCTCCATGATAAAGGCAGGCATCGAACACAAGGGGTTTGCCCTGATTGACATCATGCAGCCCTGCGTATCCTTCAACAAGGTTAATACATTTGGATGGTACAAGGAGCATAGTTATATCCTTGAAGATCATGATCCCAGCGACTGGATTGCAGCAATGAAGCTTGCTGACGAGTTCCCGGACAAGATTCCCCTGGGGGTTTTGTATAAAAATGACAAGGAACCGTATCCAACCTCCGAGGTCCTCGCCAAGAAGCGATACGACAAAGAGGAATTGAAAAAAGTCCTGCAATCATATGCATAA
- the ettA gene encoding energy-dependent translational throttle protein EttA, with protein sequence MSNESEKIIYSMYKVTKRHGQREVLKDISLSYFYGAKIGVLGLNGSGKSSLLKILAGVDTEFDGETHVKDGYTVGYLEQEPLIGETRTVREVVEEGVKEIMDIIREYNEINEKFAEPMEPEEMDALIERQGQVQELMDAKGAWDIDSRLDMAMDSLRCPPGDTSVEVISGGEKRRVALCRLLLQSPDILLLDEPTNHLDADSVAWLEKFLSTFPGTVIAVTHDRYFLDNVAGWILELDRGRGIPWKGNYSSWLEQKQNRLAQEAKQDAERQKTLSRELEWIKMSPKGRRAKGKARINAYEAMVSHESERLADDLQIYIPPGPHLGKQVVVAENVTKSMGDKLLMEDMNFILPPNAIVGIIGPNGAGKSTLFKMITGEETPDSGEMQTGQTVKLAYADQNRESLVPGKTVYEIISEGAEFIKLGDRDINARAYCSRFNFAGSDQQKDVAVLSGGERNRVHMAQMLKSGANVLLLDEPTNDLDVNTMRALEDGLENFAGCVLVISHDRWFLDRIATHIIAFEGDSKVEFVEGNYSDYVEDRKKRLGVDADQPHRIKFRRLTR encoded by the coding sequence ATGAGTAACGAGTCAGAAAAGATTATTTATTCCATGTACAAAGTGACCAAACGTCATGGTCAACGCGAAGTACTGAAGGATATTTCTCTATCATATTTTTATGGCGCCAAGATCGGCGTACTCGGTCTGAACGGCTCGGGTAAGAGTTCCTTGCTGAAGATCCTTGCCGGTGTAGATACCGAGTTCGACGGCGAGACACATGTTAAGGACGGGTACACAGTCGGATACCTTGAGCAGGAACCTCTGATAGGCGAAACGCGCACCGTGCGTGAAGTCGTAGAGGAAGGCGTCAAGGAAATCATGGATATCATCCGTGAATACAACGAGATCAACGAGAAGTTTGCCGAGCCGATGGAGCCCGAGGAAATGGATGCTCTTATCGAGCGTCAGGGCCAGGTTCAGGAGTTGATGGACGCCAAGGGCGCATGGGATATCGACTCCCGCCTCGACATGGCCATGGATTCTTTGCGTTGCCCTCCCGGGGACACTTCGGTTGAGGTGATTTCCGGTGGTGAAAAGCGTCGTGTTGCTCTGTGCCGTCTGCTCTTGCAGTCTCCTGATATTCTGCTTCTTGATGAGCCTACCAACCACCTTGATGCCGACTCGGTTGCATGGTTGGAAAAATTCCTTTCCACCTTCCCGGGTACAGTCATCGCTGTAACTCACGATCGCTACTTCCTTGATAATGTTGCGGGCTGGATTCTTGAGCTCGACAGAGGACGAGGAATTCCCTGGAAGGGGAACTACTCCTCATGGTTGGAGCAGAAACAGAATCGTCTTGCGCAGGAAGCCAAACAGGACGCCGAGCGCCAGAAAACACTTTCTCGCGAATTGGAGTGGATCAAGATGTCCCCGAAGGGGCGTCGAGCCAAAGGTAAGGCACGTATCAATGCGTACGAGGCTATGGTCTCTCATGAGAGTGAACGTCTTGCAGATGATCTGCAGATCTACATTCCGCCGGGACCGCACCTTGGCAAACAGGTTGTTGTTGCTGAGAATGTGACTAAATCCATGGGCGACAAGTTGTTGATGGAGGACATGAACTTCATCCTTCCGCCCAACGCAATTGTTGGTATCATCGGTCCGAACGGTGCGGGTAAATCCACGCTTTTCAAGATGATTACCGGTGAGGAGACTCCTGACTCCGGCGAAATGCAGACGGGTCAGACAGTCAAGTTGGCTTATGCGGACCAGAATCGTGAATCCCTGGTCCCCGGTAAAACGGTATATGAGATCATCAGCGAAGGCGCCGAATTCATCAAACTGGGCGATCGAGACATCAATGCCAGAGCCTACTGCTCTCGGTTCAATTTTGCCGGTTCCGACCAGCAAAAGGATGTTGCAGTCCTGTCTGGTGGTGAACGAAACAGAGTTCACATGGCCCAGATGCTCAAGTCAGGCGCAAACGTTCTGCTCTTGGATGAGCCAACCAACGACCTCGATGTGAACACTATGCGCGCCCTTGAGGATGGTTTGGAGAACTTTGCCGGTTGTGTACTGGTTATCAGCCACGATCGTTGGTTCCTGGATCGAATCGCGACCCACATCATTGCCTTTGAGGGTGACTCCAAGGTGGAGTTTGTCGAAGGTAACTACAGTGATTACGTTGAGGATCGCAAAAAGCGTCTTGGCGTGGATGCTGATCAGCCGCACAGAATCAAGTTCCGTCGACTTACCCGATAA
- a CDS encoding IS5 family transposase: protein MLLFLHPKEEGMAIRQKGPRLGDYFLGHRRTKTTFLDEINELIDWQPINAFLCKKIRRKANAVGNPAYPPLAMFKILLLQRWYNLSDPGVEQALLDRLSFVRFTGFSIEDDVPDETTICRFRNGLIRLKVLDSLLDMLNRQLEGQGLLVREGAVVDASVVESQRRPRKVIDVMPEDRSEDAEEQDGPVDCRVSYSDDEEAAWLRKRNRAYYGYKLHAATDSRDGFLLCGHITPANHSDTGEFERLVNGVGLDPGARVYADKGYCSGKNRDILFDRDLEDGTMDKTPRGGRLTDFEKTRNRDISSIRQIVERAFGTLKRGYAFFRSRYVGREKVEGEFHILAMAFNLKKAVRLARA, encoded by the coding sequence ATGCTATTATTTCTCCATCCAAAGGAGGAAGGCATGGCTATTCGGCAGAAAGGACCTCGGTTGGGTGATTACTTCCTGGGGCACCGCAGAACCAAGACCACATTTCTGGATGAGATCAACGAACTCATCGACTGGCAGCCCATCAACGCCTTTCTGTGCAAGAAGATCAGGCGCAAGGCCAACGCCGTGGGCAATCCCGCCTATCCGCCTCTGGCGATGTTCAAGATTCTGCTCTTGCAGCGTTGGTACAACCTGAGTGATCCGGGCGTGGAGCAGGCGCTGCTCGACCGGCTCTCCTTTGTCAGATTTACCGGTTTTTCCATCGAGGACGACGTGCCGGACGAGACCACCATATGCCGTTTCCGTAACGGTTTGATCCGCCTGAAGGTGCTGGACTCCTTGCTCGACATGCTTAACCGCCAGCTTGAAGGACAAGGGCTTCTTGTCCGTGAGGGAGCCGTGGTGGACGCCTCGGTAGTCGAGTCGCAGCGGCGGCCGCGCAAGGTTATCGACGTGATGCCTGAGGACCGTTCCGAGGACGCCGAAGAACAGGATGGGCCGGTGGACTGCCGGGTCAGCTATTCGGATGACGAGGAGGCGGCCTGGCTCCGCAAGAGAAATCGGGCCTATTACGGCTACAAGCTCCATGCCGCGACGGACAGTCGAGACGGGTTTCTGCTCTGTGGTCACATCACTCCCGCGAACCATTCGGACACGGGCGAATTCGAGCGGCTCGTGAATGGCGTCGGCCTTGATCCCGGCGCACGGGTTTATGCGGACAAGGGCTATTGCAGCGGGAAGAACCGGGACATTCTGTTTGATCGCGATTTGGAGGACGGAACCATGGACAAGACGCCTCGTGGCGGCAGGCTGACAGACTTCGAAAAGACCCGCAACCGTGACATCAGCAGCATTCGGCAAATAGTCGAGCGGGCCTTCGGCACACTCAAACGTGGCTACGCATTCTTTCGGTCCCGATACGTGGGTCGTGAGAAGGTGGAGGGAGAGTTCCACATCCTCGCCATGGCGTTCAATTTGAAAAAAGCTGTTCGACTGGCGCGAGCCTGA
- a CDS encoding GGDEF domain-containing protein, translating to MHTELPQLLMANECCGTSSHHALILIAIKDYSILKEMYGISFIEQLEFELKQILTDSENTSNDNTLQHVGPGEMAILIPHKGNAADLAYKYKIQAQNGLKKTMYRQTGLGIDLGMGYALLNNESGFNLTSQYATALVEARRMIRIPLNMKGLSIANRFNSVLSDRLISTVFQPILDFKTGSIFGWEALTRGPAGSSFESPVVLFETAEQLGRLFALEKLCRESAVASIGMLAPGQRLFLNIHPKTMADPEFTPGKTLELMEQAGLTPDNIVFEITERHSVQEFALFHRTLDHYRNQGFKVAVDDAGAGYAGLTTIAEMQPDYIKLDKSLISGIHKDPVKRALVETTVTFADKIGSKIIGEGVESKAQAVCLKDIGVHCGQGYFISRPSLPKPTLTKECLDLQSVSDVTNKSITCSIPVGDIAKAPHALPPSFLVSDAQNFFKKNNRFSNIVIAENDMPIGLVMEYHLNRQLSSQYGVALYYKRSIDSVMDSKPLIVDIDMPVEQAARKAMKREPLKAYDDIIITRKGYLYGVVSVQSLLNALAKIQIDMAKGTNPLTGLPGNVSIEREVESRIQQNKRFSIIYADLDHFKVYNDTYGFKNGDQIIRLAADIMSWAMKKHSDKDSLLCHIGGDDFVLMTNPQSVERICKSITRCFGRLVSNCYCTEDRERGWIQAVGRDGKEGKFPLITISLGVIEICGQCSLMEIGERAAHIKKFAKSKPGNSVALDRRPPLGTE from the coding sequence ATGCACACGGAACTTCCTCAACTTCTCATGGCAAATGAGTGTTGCGGGACAAGTAGTCACCATGCTTTGATCCTCATTGCAATCAAGGATTACTCCATCCTCAAAGAAATGTACGGGATCAGTTTTATCGAGCAATTGGAGTTTGAACTGAAGCAAATCCTGACAGACTCAGAAAACACTAGCAATGACAATACCCTACAACACGTTGGGCCTGGAGAAATGGCTATCTTAATCCCTCATAAAGGAAATGCCGCCGATCTCGCATATAAATACAAAATACAGGCCCAGAACGGACTGAAGAAAACCATGTATCGCCAAACCGGACTGGGTATTGATTTGGGCATGGGCTATGCTTTGCTCAATAATGAAAGCGGTTTCAACCTTACATCCCAGTACGCAACCGCTCTCGTTGAGGCAAGGCGAATGATACGCATCCCTTTGAACATGAAGGGACTATCCATAGCCAATCGTTTCAATAGTGTGTTGTCCGATCGCCTCATATCAACTGTATTCCAACCTATTCTCGATTTTAAAACCGGCAGCATTTTCGGCTGGGAGGCTTTGACTAGAGGCCCCGCAGGATCATCCTTCGAATCTCCGGTGGTTCTCTTTGAAACAGCCGAACAATTGGGAAGATTGTTCGCCCTGGAGAAACTTTGCAGGGAGTCGGCAGTAGCCAGTATAGGCATGCTGGCACCAGGACAACGGCTTTTTCTTAATATCCACCCTAAAACCATGGCTGACCCGGAATTCACCCCGGGTAAGACCCTTGAATTGATGGAACAAGCCGGATTGACCCCTGACAACATCGTTTTTGAAATTACCGAGCGACACAGTGTTCAGGAGTTTGCACTATTCCACCGCACACTCGATCACTACCGCAATCAGGGATTTAAAGTCGCAGTGGATGATGCAGGAGCTGGGTACGCTGGCCTGACGACTATCGCAGAAATGCAGCCGGATTATATCAAGCTTGATAAGTCGCTGATTTCAGGCATCCACAAAGATCCTGTAAAGCGGGCATTGGTGGAAACGACAGTCACTTTTGCAGATAAAATCGGGTCCAAGATCATAGGAGAAGGAGTCGAATCAAAAGCCCAAGCTGTATGCCTCAAGGATATTGGAGTACATTGCGGCCAGGGGTATTTCATCTCACGTCCCAGCTTACCTAAACCAACATTGACCAAAGAGTGTCTTGACCTCCAATCCGTTAGCGATGTGACTAATAAAAGCATCACCTGCTCTATCCCGGTGGGCGACATAGCCAAAGCGCCCCATGCTCTTCCCCCATCGTTCCTCGTCTCAGACGCACAAAACTTTTTCAAGAAGAACAACAGGTTCAGCAATATCGTCATAGCAGAAAACGATATGCCTATTGGTTTGGTAATGGAATACCACCTCAACCGACAACTTTCTTCCCAGTATGGTGTCGCACTGTATTACAAACGATCCATTGACTCGGTAATGGATTCAAAACCACTGATTGTTGACATCGACATGCCGGTTGAACAGGCAGCTCGAAAAGCAATGAAACGGGAGCCGCTCAAGGCCTATGATGACATCATAATCACCAGAAAAGGCTATTTGTATGGTGTTGTCTCGGTTCAAAGCCTACTCAATGCACTTGCAAAAATTCAGATCGACATGGCCAAAGGGACCAATCCTCTCACTGGTCTGCCCGGGAATGTATCCATTGAACGCGAAGTGGAAAGCCGTATTCAACAAAACAAGCGATTCAGCATCATTTACGCGGATTTGGATCACTTTAAAGTATACAATGATACCTACGGATTCAAAAACGGTGATCAAATCATACGACTCGCAGCAGACATCATGAGTTGGGCCATGAAAAAGCACTCGGACAAGGATTCCCTACTCTGCCATATCGGTGGTGACGACTTCGTTCTTATGACCAACCCACAATCAGTCGAACGAATCTGCAAGTCCATCACACGTTGTTTTGGCCGATTGGTTAGCAACTGCTATTGTACTGAAGACCGAGAGCGAGGCTGGATTCAAGCTGTGGGGCGTGATGGCAAAGAAGGAAAGTTTCCACTTATCACGATCTCTCTTGGAGTCATCGAAATATGTGGTCAATGCTCGTTGATGGAAATTGGCGAGCGAGCAGCCCACATCAAGAAGTTCGCTAAGTCCAAGCCGGGGAACTCCGTAGCGCTGGATAGGCGTCCCCCTTTGGGTACCGAATAA